The Cryptomeria japonica chromosome 2, Sugi_1.0, whole genome shotgun sequence region TTCCTATAGCTAGAGTTATCTTATGGCAATTCCTATAGCCATTGAAGTTTCAATTCATATCAATTCACAATGTTTTAAATAGATTTAAAGAATGGATTTTTAATATTTAGAATTTATTTATTGAAGTTGCATTTCATCAAGCTCATCTTACTACTCTCAACCCTTGAGTAAACTGCCATTATGCCTTTCACAAATTTTATGCCATGGATTGACATAGGGTGAACTTaaccaaaaattaaaaatcaaGCCACTGTCCAAGCATAGCACTAATAAAAGAATCTTCAATGTTGTCCCAACAAAAAGATCCAAGGTATTATATTTAGCATGATACCTCACCATATCATCCTCTTTTATGGGTGTATAGTTTTTTCTTCTTCCAAGATTTTTTCTCATGTCCTTTCAAAAATTTGGCTCTAAATGTCTTTAGGATTAGGTTAAATAAAGTCTTGTCATTTGTTGAATTAGTTCCTTTTGCATAATTTGGAGTAGATTCCCCAATACTCAATTGTTGATTCCTTTCTTTCAAAGCCTCACAATCTTTATCATGGAGTCCCTCAAAGTGGATTTAAATTCTCTATCCAAGTCTCTGTTTTTAGTCCTAACGACCTCCCAAAAATGGGATTCCTCATTTCTAGCACCCATAGCttattcttttatcttttcattTGCAAGTACTTGATTTCCCTATCACATTTTTGCATGAACCTACATCACCACACACCCCCAAGCTTTTAGAAAAGGTGGATCTGATACCATTATAATGtacttttccaaaattttcaatagaaataatatatttgcaATATAACTTATGATTTTCAGCAAGTTATATTAAAACATGAACAATTGATCATACTCAAATAACACCAATAACTAGCTAGATAACCCTCTTGTTGTTAGGGGCAAGCTTTGTGATTGTGACCCACCTCCACATATTGCTAGTTTCATAACTCTTGTTTCTTAGTagtttatttcttcttcttcttcttgttatctCTTTAGATATGTTCATTTAAGGTAGACTTTTCCCCACCCCTAGCCTCCTCACCCTTCCCACTTCTTCCCTTGCCATCACTATTCCATTCAGGGCAACTAAGATTAAGTACCTTGTGTAGGCTTTGAGTGTGATTTATTCTAACCACCTTTTTTGTGTGGATATTGTGTTATATACCTCTTAATACACTTTAGTATATACAATAgtaattcataaaaaaatatttattccaATTTATTATAATTATCTTCTTCGATTTATTAAACAAGGTTATTGGTTCAAAACATATAGTTAGACTTGTTTACATTGTTCACAAACTAAACCAAGGTATACCTTTCCTTGTATCTATTCTTGTAGCCATCTTAAACTTGACACACCTTAGTAGCATTTGGCGAGGCAATAAAAATCCATGCAATTTGTACAATCCattataaaataattaatcaatCGTTAATATTTACACAAACACttcaaccataattgaaataataatattaaatacatCCATATAAATGGACCATTAAACAAGGCTTACAAGTCTAATTTTACATCAAGATTATAATTCAAACGGGACAACAATTAGAGATAGGGGAGGAGCactagtagttgagcaccctaactttgcgcttctcaaaatcctaagtagaaatttcaaatcactcccaattttttacagtagcttacttggcaagtccccttcttataactaagctttcagcaccacatcattaagtatggtgccacatcagcatgctttttgccaaagtgtccaaaacagccccccaaaaaagtgagaacaataggcgtgcaaaagaggccccaatagttgtgcaactgatatggcatcacctgattggttactttttacaatattagtacatttcctaacagctattggtacatttcttaacaaaaattgatattttatgtttcaaacaataggttttatttgttcaatttttggaacaaaaggtatcaacaaccctcaaaacaattggtacatgctcaactactggtgctcttcccctattacAAGATGGATAGTTGAGAACTGACCCTACTAAAAAAAATTGAAGCCATTTTAAAATGGCTCATGCCTTTCAATGTGAGAGAGACATGAAACTTGGCAGATGTAATTTAGTAGAACATCAAATCTTTCTCTACTATTTCATATCAATGCCTATAAATTCTATAACAGGTGGTAATACTTCTACTTGGAATTAAAGATAACAAAATAAATTTGTTGACTTGATTCATAACATAAGTGAAAAACTAATGCGAGCTTATATAACTCGGATTGGATGTGGTTGAGTATGATTTGGATTGCTACAATCTAGAGTGTCTTAAAGAGATGGATTGTGAATAAGAAGTGTTCTAAGAAAGATGTAGAGGTTGTATAGAGGTTCAAGTATTTTGTTCATGTAAATAATATCTATGAAGACATCAACAATATAGTCAACATGTAATAGTTCAAAAATAATGATGAGAGATAAAATTCTGTTTGATGAGGTTTTCTATTTATTTATGTTTCTATTCATTTAAGTATTTTCAAGTCAAATGCTATTTTGTTCTCTATTGATTGTATTTTGCTCGTCTATAAATTGTATTTTCATTTACTAGAAATTTCGCTTGAAAATGTGAATCTAAAGACATAAGGACTGATTCTTCTTAATTTGCATAAGAAATAACATTTAATTTCTCTAAATTTTAGCATTGTTTATGTTATGCAGATATCTTCCTCTTTTTTAATTGATCAAAGCTAAGAGGTCAGAATTAAGAGACTTTGGCCCATCCCAAAGGATTTTGAACACAACACCTCAAGTGTCCAAACTATAATAACTTGCAGTTACACCACATTCTACTTTAAACACTCTATCTTAAATATATTATAGTGTattaattttgattgcatcttcaaatttatttttataataaaaaaatctatTACGTATAATTTTACTAATTAAAAAATACTACTAATGAAAAATCAAAATCGAATTTTACTaatagaaaatcaaattattggtttatgatacaaaatatatataataaGATTGCCAATACTCAAGAAATTAAGAAATAATTTCTTGAGGTGGTTAATGGTACATAATAACATCTTAAAGAAGAATTACATCAGAATTTCCAACAGAAATGCTCGACATTCACTTGCAACCACTCTGCAAAAATGATTGCCACTTTTTCCAACTTCATGAGCATATTAAACAAATTAAGAAAAATGGCATTGCTGTTACATTTTAGAGCTCAAGGTAGCCAAGAAATCAAGGTGAAGTTTGAAAATTGACTACAAAACTTGTCACTGTCATTCCTGTTTGATGACAAACGTTCATTAGACACATCAACTGATTTTACTACAAGAATCATAGCATTTTTTCATAATATGTTTTTTTCCCATTTCTTTTATCtcacagaatttttttttttcttaatgtgTAAGGATTTTTCCAAAAAAACCAGCCTTCTCTTAAAAACAGAACAAAAAGCACATACCTTTATCATGTCATCAGTAACCTCAGGTAATACTGATGTATATACTCTTTCTCTTGCATTCCTTCCCTGGCAATAAGACAACCAACGTTGTGAGTAAACAGAATAGTATTTCTATTCAAAGCAAGCATTCATTCTCATTGTCAAATCAATGAAGATGATAGATTTAGTATATCTGTCCTATACACCATGATTGCTCCAAAATGGATAGAATTCATTTTATATAAACCAATAATTGCTGGAATTTTTAAGTCCATCCTTTAGAATGGATAGACTCATTGGAGCTACTCACTTGTTGTTCCCAGTCTGTATATAAAGTTATCAGGAGTAGTAAAATTGTTTGTACAAAAAGGCCACAGACAATTCCAAGCCAGAGTCCCTGAAATATCCAAAAGAAAAATGGTATAAGCAACAAATTAAAATGTTAAAACATGGTATTTTTCTAAACACTAGCATTTTGCTTCTATTCTTTCTAAGAGGAAACATTTGAACAAGTctgttttatatttattatttcggCAATTGCATTATGATTTTATATGTCGTAATACAGCTAAGTCAAGGTTGTGATGGAAAATAATTTGTGTGAAACATAGTCAACAATCATGTGGCAGGGAAGTCTAgctttattcttaaaaatgtgttATTGACTATTTATAATACAGCCAAATCAAGTTTGTGTGAAACATAATAAAAAATTATGTGACAATAAAGTCTAGAGTCTCTAGACAATAATATATAATATGAAAATAATTTGCCTGAAGCATAAATCTAGACAATAAGATATACTATGAAGTTAGCTTTAATCTCAATGGCAACGAAGTCTAGACAATTGACATAACATGAAGTTAGCTTTATTCTCAGTGACAATGAAGTCTAGACAATTAGACATAATATGAAATTAGCTTTATTTGTAATTTCACTAAACAATTTTAACCGATTATCATTCTCACTTTAATTTTGACTGCTTCATAGCAGGCCTTATAACAGGGAAAATAATTTATATTCTCACTGCCGCTGAGAATGGTCTAGCCAATTGAACACTAGAACTAGAATTTCAATAACTGTTTTGCTTTCAGAATCCAGGGTTTTGTATCATTTGTCTGTCAAAAATCTTCTTCTGACAGGTAAGATGGActtgattttttttaatcaaagtTTGCATCTATAACTTAAGCATTGAAAACATGAATTTCAGAGCTATGTAATTCAAATTAATGAGGAAAGTGTAACACACCCTGCCACCAACATGCAGTACAAAGGCCAAAATGACAGCTACAGGAATGGCAACTATGTAGTATGCCCCAAGATTAACATAAGCACCCACTTTTTGCCACCCACATCCTCTAGCAATGCCtgaaaaattattttcaaaaaCCATTAATTAAACAGAAAGTTTGTTCACGCCATCACGACTTAAGTAGAATATGTTTGTAGCTCCAAATATGACAATCGAGGGTATATCTGAACCTGAAAGAGTGCATTGGATTGCATCCAAAATTGAACCGGCTGCCAGCAGAGGGATCATGCTTGCAACATAATCAACGACTTCCTTTTCATTACTGAAAGCATAGCCCCAAACATTTCGTATAGAGAATAAAAGACATCCTACCATGGCTGCCTCCATGATTGTCATACAGAGCACTACATACACTGCCAAGCGGGCAGCTTGTGAGCGTCCAGCTCCCAATTCATTTGAAACTCGTGTACTGCCATGCAAACATTATGAAAGTGTCTAGCTCCTAGTACATTGTTTTTCACTTGAATGGGTTAAATGGCTAATAGTTTTAGTCGTTAGCGGTAAAATGTATTAACCTTGCAGCAGCAGCAAGACCAGAGGGAAACATAAATGCTAGAGCAATAGTGTTAAGGCTGCAAAATAACAAAACTAGCTCAGATGACAACAAATCAGAGGCAATAAAATGCCCTTATTAAGATTCATTCATAACTGAAACTCTCATATTACTTGTTAAGATTTGTTCATAACTAAAACTCTCATATAAAACATACATACCTGATTGACAGAACTGATGTCTCAAGTTTTGGATTGGCCAACAGACCTGACAAGAGAATAAGCATTTCAAAGGACCAATTCTCCAAGCTGTGACAACCATGGAAACAAAATAAGTTTAAAAAAGCATTCTGGTATAATCTACCATGCATTATTAACAATTTGTATGATGAACAAAAACGGATCTGTTCTGTTTGCTAAATTGTTTCTCACATGCTATGAAATTTGAATATTCAGAAGGGATAATAGGAAGTAGTACACAGATAACTGGGACCAAATCTTGCGGCTATGAGATTAAAGTAGTATACCAGATCATCAGTGAAGATGGAATAGCAAGCTTGAGGAAATCTATGATACCATGCAAAGCCTCCCTTGTAAAGGACGTCCATGTCCTCTTGCATGCGGGTGAAATTTTAATATATAGTAAAACAAGTGCTACGTTGACCCAGTTGGAAATGCTGTTTGCCAATGCAGCCCCTTTATTACCTAATCCAGATTTATATACCAGAGCCCAGCAGATGGGAACATGGAAACACAAAGTAATTGCAGAGCATAGCATCAGGGGAAAGACAATACTTTGTGTCTGGAGATATCTTGTAAGAGGTAGAAGAGCTGAATAAGCAAACAGACTGGGAATCATCCATCTGGCAAATTCCCCTGCTTCAAAAGATATTAAAGGGTCCTGCCCACACGCAGTTAGAATGTTACCCATATATGCCCACACTACAGCCACTGGTATGCTTACACAAAATAGAACGAAAATTGCTCTCTGCAGATGAATCCCAAGCAGACGGTATTGCTTTGCTCCGTAGGCCTGTCCACATAGTGTTTCCAATGCACTTCCCATTCCCGCCTgtcaaaaatgaagagaaaaacAGTTGGTCTTAGATGCAACACTACATCCATGGCTTCTACACAAACATAAATCTTCACTTTTCTGAATTGTGCAACCCATTAAAAAACCTTTGAAATCAAGTATTGTTGATATTAGATTTCCACTGATAATGGAAtcgaattttttttatgaataattCACATACATTCTGAAACAACCACTATCAGCAAGTATTGTGCTTCATAAACTAGTTCTTATTGTGAAAAATCTACTGGATTGCACGATCAAAAGAGTTATTAAATATGGGTTGCAGGAGATGGCTTATCTATAAAACATGGCAGTTTGACGTCTTATGATTCTACCCTTTATAAGAGCAAGTCGCTAGGTCAAGTTTTATGGAATCATGTATGTTAGGTCTCAGTGCAACTAATAATTTAAGGAAAACAGTCCGGATTGTCAGataattcttttaatttttcaacctTTCTAAAGCATTTTCCTTTTTGGGGAATTTAACAAGGAAGAAAATCTGAGAAAGCTATTCAAAttattaacccttacaaataaAAGGAAACCAAAGCAAAAAGAGGTTTTTTATTCTACCAGCAGAGTGAAGCCAGAGACATTTGCAAAGGAAGTAGCAATAGATGCACTAGAGAGAGCCAGCTCCCCTAAATGCCCCACCAGCATAACAGATATCATCCGCAAGCTATATCGTAACAAGTTCACAGACACCATGGGCCCTGCTATCCAGCATTGTTTCTTTACTTCCTCCCATACTAGACCTCCACTGCACTTCCATTCATTCTGCTCACCTCTGTATACAACTGCTTCCTCCTTGGCTATAAGTGGCTCCAGCACATCATTCTCATGCCCATGGCCATGAATTGAATCATTTCTCTCCATGGTTGATCGAATGGCAGAATTACAGCTGTACGTTTATACCATAATACTCCTGAATCGCATATCTGTAGAAGATGAGAAAAAACAACAGAAATCTTCCACAGTACCAACAGTACAAAGTGTATAAAGGTATGCCCAAATACACTCTGTAACAGGGCGCCTTTAAAATATCTGATCTCAAGACGACAAAAACAAATAGGAGTACGTGTATGGTCAAGATTGGGGGTTTGAATGATTGGTTTACTATTATTTTTATCTTGAAAATTCATATATAAAAAGTCCAAAGATATCATTATGAAGAcactattttatttattattctattttaaaaattgttatatcgtaattaatataaattttttattattatatgatcataatattatatttttatatttctattaaattctttacaaatcaatttttttttttataaaattaaaaaattattgctGGGAAATATGGTgatgtacaccttgcataataatatttataattgtaatattttatatgtAAAAATTCTTTTGGAATATTATGGGGCCACACTCATGTTATATGGTAACGTTacaatattatattgtaattatttaattttggagaaagatatttcaaaaatgaaaaacttagtacccaatattaaatgagggGTCAAATGGTATTGTGAGCACATGGTTTTGTGCTATGTTGTTTTACTTTACCATTAGTTGTTTTTGtgtgagcttgtgtctataaagGCAAGCACATGTTTAGAAGTTAAAATTCTTGTGGTAAGGTTAGCAAGCACATGTTTAGAAGTTAAAATTCTTGTGGTAAGGTTAGTAAGCACATGCAATACAAGTGCAAGCTAATAATTTTACTCATCCACAAGTTATTCTTAATTGTTGGGGCAATGGACCTTATATGGTTGTTAGAATTCCACTAACCTATACTTGGTTTACTAGCAAAGTCCAAGTTGTAGGCACCTAGATGATGCTAAGGTCAAATCTTCTTCAatacaaaaaggaaaaaaaaaacctcCAACAAAAGTTAATCTTCTTTTCAAGGGTATCATTATAGGCATAGTCGTAATATTTGAGAGCATGATTGCATGGTTTTTATCCACCTCAACACAAATCTCTAAGTCAAAATGCTCATAGTTGGTCTCAACATTATTTTCCACCTTCTACCTCCTCTTAGCCTTATGGAAAGGGTGCTCTTGATTAGTGAAATATAGCAATATTTTTTCTTGCCTAACTTTGGTGGGAATGAAACTCAaacaccaaatagagaaaaacataaTGAAGAAGGCGACATTTCAAGTTGGGAGCCAATTATATATAGCCAAGACCCTCATGATGTTAGGGGCAAGCTTGTTAATTATGACCCACCTACACATCTTCTTGGTTCACTCTTGTTTCTTAGTAGTTCATTTTCTTCTCGTTGTTGttgttatctcttttgatatgtttattTAAGGTAGGTTGTCTCCCACTTCCCCACACCCCTAGCCTCCTCACCCTTCCCACTTCTTCCCTTGCCACTACTATTCTATTTGAGACAACTAGGATCAAGTACCTTGTGTAGACTTTGGGTGCAATTTATTCTAACCTCCATTTCTAGTGGATATGATGTTATATACATTTTTTATACAAAGTAGTATATACAACActacttcataaaaaaaattattccaatttattataattatcttttttgATTTATTAAACAAGGTCATAGGGTTA contains the following coding sequences:
- the LOC131075373 gene encoding protein DETOXIFICATION 16, with translation MERNDSIHGHGHENDVLEPLIAKEEAVVYRGEQNEWKCSGGLVWEEVKKQCWIAGPMVSVNLLRYSLRMISVMLVGHLGELALSSASIATSFANVSGFTLLAGMGSALETLCGQAYGAKQYRLLGIHLQRAIFVLFCVSIPVAVVWAYMGNILTACGQDPLISFEAGEFARWMIPSLFAYSALLPLTRYLQTQSIVFPLMLCSAITLCFHVPICWALVYKSGLGNKGAALANSISNWVNVALVLLYIKISPACKRTWTSFTREALHGIIDFLKLAIPSSLMICLENWSFEMLILLSGLLANPKLETSVLSISLNTIALAFMFPSGLAAAASTRVSNELGAGRSQAARLAVYVVLCMTIMEAAMVGCLLFSIRNVWGYAFSNEKEVVDYVASMIPLLAAGSILDAIQCTLSGIARGCGWQKVGAYVNLGAYYIVAIPVAVILAFVLHVGGRGLWLGIVCGLFVQTILLLLITLYTDWEQQGRNARERVYTSVLPEVTDDMIKE